In Bacteroidota bacterium, the sequence CAAAAGTACCCGGCGCATTGTATTTCCTAACGTTACGCCATACCCTTTTTCAAGCGGTTGAAGAATAAATTTTCCGTAAGTATTGGTGAAAGAAGGTGCATCCACTTCAAGCTTTTCAGGCATATGTAAGTTCGATGAATTAATATTCATAAATCTCTCCTATTATCAAATTCATAATTATATCAGTCTCATTGCTATTTAGAATACAATTCAACAATGAGCTGTTCGTTTGCATTAAGTGGAATATCGGCTCGTTCCGGGTGATTCAGAAAAGTTCCTGTCATTGCCCCTTTATCAAGAACTAACCACGGTAACATAGCATTATCGCGCATACGTTTTAAAGATAAGTGAATGATATCTAATTTTTTGCTGTTTTCTCTCACTTGAATAACGTCGCCGGGACCAAGCAGGTATGATGGAATGTTCACGACTTTGTTGTTGATCATAAAATGTCGATGAGTTACTAATTGGCGAGCAGTTTTACGAGAAGGAGCAAACCCAAGTCGGTAAACTACGTTATCGAAGCGGCGTTCGAGTGTCTTGACAAGAATTTCGCTTGTTCGTCCTGTTTGTTTTAATGCTTTTAAGAAATAATTATGGAATTGAGTTTCCATCAAACCATACATGCGGCGAACTTTTTGTTTTTCGCGAAGTTGAACTCCATAAACCGAAATTTTTTGACGACGTGATTGACCGTGCTGTCCGGGCGGGTAGCTTCGTTTGTCAACCGGACATTTTTCGGTGAAACACTTTGTTCCCTTTAAAAACAATTTTTGTCGTTCTCTTCTGCATAATCTACAGCTCGATTCTAAATATCTTGCCATGCTTTTGTATAACCTTCTTTCTTTTATTTTACTTTATTAAACTCTACGGCGCTTTGGCGGACGACAGCCGTTATGCGGAATGGGAGTAATATCCCGTATCGCACTAATTTCCAACCCAACTGTTTGCAAAGAACGCATTGCAGCTTCGCGACCGGAACCGGGTCCTTTAACAAAAACTTCCACTTTTCTTAATCCTAAAGCGTATGCTTCTTTTGCTGCAGCTTCGGCAGTAACCTGAGCGGCAAAGGGAGTATTCTTACGTGAACCTTTGAACCCGTTTTTACCGGCAGAAGATGAACTTATTGTATTACCGTATATGTCAGTAATTGTAACGAGTACATTATTGAATGTTGCTTTAACAAAAACTTTTCCGCTAACATCAACTTGCTGGCGTTTCTTCTTTTTAGCTGCTGCTGTTGTAACATTTGCCATTTATAAACTCCAATTCTTTTTATTTCATTATTGATATATCAAATTACTTCTTAGCTGCCACTTTCTTCTTTCCGGCAACAGTTTTACGTTTACCTTTACGCGTACGC encodes:
- the rpsD gene encoding 30S ribosomal protein S4, coding for MARYLESSCRLCRRERQKLFLKGTKCFTEKCPVDKRSYPPGQHGQSRRQKISVYGVQLREKQKVRRMYGLMETQFHNYFLKALKQTGRTSEILVKTLERRFDNVVYRLGFAPSRKTARQLVTHRHFMINNKVVNIPSYLLGPGDVIQVRENSKKLDIIHLSLKRMRDNAMLPWLVLDKGAMTGTFLNHPERADIPLNANEQLIVELYSK
- the rpsK gene encoding 30S ribosomal protein S11; amino-acid sequence: MANVTTAAAKKKKRQQVDVSGKVFVKATFNNVLVTITDIYGNTISSSSAGKNGFKGSRKNTPFAAQVTAEAAAKEAYALGLRKVEVFVKGPGSGREAAMRSLQTVGLEISAIRDITPIPHNGCRPPKRRRV